A single Petrotoga sp. 9PW.55.5.1 DNA region contains:
- a CDS encoding FAD-binding oxidoreductase has protein sequence MNEYKKINDKVVEKIRKIMKNDALIIYQDEESLKSYSNDESGGEYYAHMPDIVVKPETKEQISELIKVANDENIPITPRGAGSGLAGADIPIYGGIVLSLERMNRIIEIDTKNLVAVVEPGVVTNDLCRLVSEKGLYYAGYPMSVETSFIGGNVATNAGGSKVIKYGNTAHHILGLEVVMPNGEIVEYGGKRRKDSSGYNLLQLFIGSEGTLGIFTKIYVNLIPQPGKVVDLLVPFKSIEKAIDNVGPLMTETKSLPSGIEFIDKKSIDYASKYTGMELPYQDEVGSYLIVQYEATTLQEVEELYEKSGKSLLKNGAKDVFIADNRTNSEKIWRMRRNWLESLKAVDPYVPSGDVVVPTSKIPEIMEYITQVEKEYQVDIPVAGHAADGNLHPAPLKPTNVSPQQWKNLSEEILGKIAIKASDMGGAISGEHGVGFIKKDLLKKTKPNQFERMKLIKQVIDPNNIMNPGKLF, from the coding sequence ATGAATGAATACAAAAAAATAAACGACAAGGTAGTAGAAAAAATAAGGAAAATAATGAAAAACGACGCGTTAATAATATACCAAGACGAAGAAAGCTTAAAAAGTTATTCAAACGACGAATCAGGGGGTGAATACTACGCCCACATGCCAGATATCGTTGTAAAACCTGAAACAAAAGAACAAATATCAGAATTAATTAAAGTTGCAAACGATGAAAATATACCAATAACCCCAAGGGGAGCGGGTAGTGGTTTAGCGGGAGCAGACATACCAATATATGGAGGGATAGTATTATCTCTTGAAAGAATGAACAGAATAATAGAAATAGACACAAAAAATCTGGTTGCAGTGGTAGAACCTGGGGTAGTAACAAACGATCTATGTAGGTTAGTATCAGAAAAAGGGTTGTACTATGCTGGATATCCAATGAGTGTAGAAACAAGTTTCATAGGAGGAAACGTTGCAACCAACGCAGGAGGAAGTAAAGTAATAAAATATGGTAACACGGCCCATCATATACTAGGACTGGAAGTAGTGATGCCCAACGGTGAAATTGTAGAGTACGGTGGAAAAAGAAGGAAAGACTCAAGTGGTTACAACTTATTACAACTGTTCATAGGATCGGAAGGAACACTTGGAATATTCACGAAAATATACGTGAATCTTATACCTCAACCGGGGAAAGTGGTTGATCTACTTGTACCGTTTAAAAGTATAGAAAAGGCGATAGACAATGTGGGACCACTAATGACGGAAACAAAAAGTCTGCCATCAGGAATAGAATTTATAGACAAAAAATCTATCGATTATGCATCTAAATACACAGGAATGGAGTTACCTTATCAAGATGAAGTGGGATCTTATTTAATAGTACAATATGAAGCAACAACATTGCAAGAGGTGGAGGAATTATACGAAAAAAGCGGCAAAAGTTTATTAAAAAATGGTGCAAAAGATGTATTCATAGCAGATAACAGGACAAATTCAGAAAAGATATGGAGGATGAGAAGGAACTGGTTAGAAAGTCTAAAAGCGGTGGATCCATATGTTCCAAGTGGAGATGTTGTAGTACCTACATCTAAAATACCCGAGATAATGGAGTATATAACACAAGTAGAAAAAGAATACCAGGTAGATATACCAGTAGCAGGACATGCAGCAGATGGGAACCTTCATCCAGCGCCTTTGAAACCCACCAACGTTTCACCACAGCAATGGAAGAATTTATCTGAAGAGATATTGGGAAAGATAGCAATTAAAGCTTCGGATATGGGTGGAGCAATAAGTGGTGAACACGGAGTAGGATTCATTAAAAAAGATTTACTTAAAAAGACAAAGCCAAATCAGTTTGAGAGAATGAAATTGATAAAACAAGTCATCGATCCAAACAATATTATGAATCCTGGTAAGTTGTTTTGA
- a CDS encoding rhamnulokinase family protein, with the protein MKHVHLAADLGASGGKVFTGNVHNDRLTLQEVNRFPNRPVSINRIDFWNVLGLYENILESIKLAMNKNQEILSLGIDSWGVDFGLLNKNGHLISNPIHYRNMFKTNIMQETIEEVGKKWIFDHSPTQFQPFNSLYQILAYKRYAPEFLEISKDLLTIPSLFNYFLTGEKTIDFTMATTTQIYNHRKRDWDVEIIERFEITDILPKIVPAGTKVGKIKKEIIDKSSNIEVILPASHDTGSAFAAIASDPKDTLYISLGTWCLTGAIVDEVPFSYELMENNLAAEGCLDGSYRILANVTGMWLIQGIIKSLNLPDNGETYQKITKMAEGAEPFSSYINVDDPSLQNPDDMIQAVKRQSFKDSNIELKDDSQVIRTILESIAFRINETKEKLSKILKNNFKRVHAVGGGTRNELLCQFISEATGLPVITGPVEGTAVGNLVSQLYALEYLKDFDEIRELIKRSFEFKNYEPKNHEIWQEAFNRFKYKNK; encoded by the coding sequence TTGAAACATGTACATTTGGCAGCAGATCTTGGTGCTTCCGGAGGCAAGGTATTTACAGGTAATGTTCATAACGATAGGCTTACTTTGCAAGAAGTAAATAGATTTCCAAATAGACCTGTAAGTATAAACAGAATAGACTTTTGGAATGTTTTAGGGTTATACGAAAATATATTGGAAAGTATAAAGTTAGCTATGAATAAAAATCAAGAAATACTTTCTTTAGGAATAGATAGTTGGGGTGTTGATTTTGGCCTATTAAATAAAAACGGCCACCTAATAAGCAATCCTATTCATTATAGGAACATGTTTAAGACAAATATTATGCAAGAAACAATAGAAGAAGTAGGGAAAAAATGGATATTTGACCATTCTCCAACCCAATTTCAGCCTTTCAATAGCCTTTATCAGATATTAGCTTATAAAAGGTATGCACCAGAGTTCTTAGAAATTTCTAAAGATTTACTAACTATTCCTTCTTTGTTCAATTATTTTTTAACAGGAGAAAAAACTATAGATTTTACGATGGCCACGACAACTCAGATATACAATCATCGAAAAAGGGATTGGGATGTAGAAATAATTGAAAGGTTTGAAATCACTGATATATTGCCAAAAATAGTTCCTGCTGGAACAAAAGTAGGAAAGATTAAAAAAGAAATCATCGATAAAAGTTCAAATATTGAGGTAATTCTACCTGCAAGTCATGATACTGGATCGGCTTTTGCTGCTATTGCTTCTGATCCAAAGGATACGCTGTATATAAGTTTGGGTACATGGTGTTTAACTGGGGCTATTGTAGATGAAGTTCCCTTTAGTTATGAACTTATGGAAAACAATCTGGCTGCAGAAGGATGTCTGGATGGTTCATATAGGATTTTAGCTAACGTTACAGGAATGTGGTTGATTCAGGGGATTATAAAAAGTTTGAATTTACCAGATAATGGTGAGACATATCAAAAAATCACAAAAATGGCAGAAGGCGCCGAACCATTTTCATCATATATAAACGTGGATGATCCTTCTTTGCAAAATCCCGATGATATGATTCAAGCTGTTAAACGACAATCATTCAAAGATAGTAATATAGAATTAAAAGATGATTCACAAGTAATAAGAACAATTTTAGAAAGTATAGCTTTTAGAATAAATGAAACAAAAGAAAAGTTGTCAAAAATATTAAAAAATAACTTTAAAAGAGTTCATGCTGTAGGAGGTGGAACTAGAAACGAGTTACTCTGTCAATTTATTTCAGAAGCAACAGGATTACCAGTTATAACTGGTCCGGTGGAGGGAACAGCTGTAGGTAATTTAGTTTCCCAACTTTATGCTTTGGAATATTTAAAAGATTTTGATGAAATTAGAGAACTTATAAAAAGATCGTTTGAATTTAAAAACTATGAACCAAAAAATCACGAGATTTGGCAAGAAGCCTTCAATAGATTTAAGTATAAAAATAAATAA
- a CDS encoding pyroglutamyl-peptidase I: MKVLLTGFEPFGGDELNPTKKIVENLEGKSIEGAQIVTKVLPVVFKKADKILTDLLKETKPEIAIHLGLAAGRSSISLERVALNLMDARIPDNENYQPKDEPIRRDGNTAYFSKLPIKEIVEELRKSGIPAIVSNTAGLYVCNEVMFLSLYHSEKFGYPLKTGFIHVPYIPEQVVDKFTYYGQSIPSLPLDIQIKAVEVAINKTIKL, from the coding sequence ATGAAAGTACTATTAACTGGGTTTGAACCTTTCGGTGGTGATGAACTTAATCCTACCAAGAAAATTGTAGAAAATTTAGAAGGTAAAAGCATAGAAGGTGCTCAAATTGTTACCAAAGTATTGCCTGTAGTGTTTAAAAAAGCGGATAAGATTCTAACAGATTTATTAAAAGAGACTAAACCGGAGATAGCAATTCATTTAGGCTTAGCTGCTGGTAGAAGTAGCATTAGTTTGGAAAGAGTTGCTTTAAACTTAATGGATGCAAGAATTCCAGATAATGAAAATTATCAACCTAAAGATGAACCAATAAGAAGGGATGGAAATACAGCTTATTTTTCAAAGTTACCTATAAAAGAAATTGTAGAAGAACTAAGAAAATCTGGAATTCCTGCTATTGTTTCAAATACTGCAGGGCTATACGTTTGTAATGAGGTAATGTTCTTAAGTTTATATCACTCAGAAAAATTTGGTTATCCTCTAAAAACAGGTTTCATACACGTGCCTTATATTCCTGAGCAAGTCGTTGATAAGTTTACCTATTACGGTCAAAGTATACCAAGTCTACCTTTAGATATACAAATAAAAGCAGTTGAAGTAGCTATAAACAAAACAATAAAACTCTAG
- a CDS encoding class II aldolase/adducin family protein produces the protein MNVKQRVIELCQKISKEGLVKGTWGNISIREGKKVYITPSGYPYDKMKEEDIVVIDLNGKIIEGFRKPSSELKVHIAIYNERQDVNCVLHTHPVYSSIVSLVKDFIPPLIEDGVMICGERINVSKYGEPGSWDLANNVLNALGTNNAVILKNHGLVTVGENENEALTASIVAEKTAQIYIEALKIGEISILSEEDAKKLREKYLKSYRQKE, from the coding sequence ATGAATGTAAAGCAAAGAGTTATAGAATTATGTCAAAAGATTTCCAAAGAAGGTTTAGTAAAGGGTACATGGGGTAATATTTCTATTAGAGAAGGAAAAAAAGTTTATATAACTCCTTCGGGATATCCTTATGATAAAATGAAAGAAGAAGATATAGTTGTAATTGATTTAAATGGGAAAATCATTGAGGGTTTTAGAAAGCCTTCTTCAGAATTAAAAGTACACATTGCAATTTATAATGAAAGGCAAGATGTCAATTGCGTTTTACACACACACCCTGTGTATTCTTCAATAGTTTCATTAGTGAAAGATTTTATACCTCCGTTAATAGAAGATGGAGTAATGATTTGTGGTGAAAGAATAAATGTATCAAAATATGGTGAACCTGGCTCATGGGATCTTGCAAATAATGTTTTAAATGCACTTGGAACTAACAATGCAGTTATTTTAAAAAACCATGGTTTGGTAACTGTAGGTGAAAATGAAAACGAAGCCTTGACTGCTTCTATTGTTGCTGAAAAAACCGCACAAATCTATATTGAAGCTTTAAAAATTGGGGAAATTTCGATATTATCAGAAGAAGATGCGAAAAAATTAAGAGAAAAATATCTGAAATCTTATAGACAAAAAGAATAG
- the bcp gene encoding thioredoxin-dependent thiol peroxidase, producing MKYLKINVGDKIPEFSLNNEEGNEINSNDFLGKWVVLYFYPRDNTPGCTKEAVDFTKYIDEFKNLNCEVVGISPDNEKKHHNFKQKNDLQVILLADPEHQVLEQFGVWQLKKSYGRENWGVVRTTFLVDPKGIIKKVWENVSVKDHVSTVLKSLKELLED from the coding sequence ATGAAATATCTTAAAATTAACGTAGGGGATAAAATACCTGAATTTTCTTTAAATAATGAAGAAGGGAATGAAATTAATAGCAACGATTTTTTAGGCAAATGGGTGGTGTTGTATTTTTATCCCCGAGATAATACTCCTGGATGTACTAAAGAAGCCGTTGACTTCACAAAGTACATAGACGAATTTAAGAATCTTAATTGTGAAGTAGTCGGAATAAGTCCGGATAATGAAAAAAAACATCATAATTTTAAACAGAAGAATGATTTACAAGTAATATTATTGGCAGATCCAGAACATCAAGTTTTAGAACAATTTGGAGTATGGCAATTAAAAAAGAGTTATGGAAGAGAGAATTGGGGAGTAGTTAGAACTACTTTTTTAGTAGATCCGAAAGGGATAATTAAAAAGGTTTGGGAAAATGTGAGCGTAAAGGATCATGTTTCAACTGTCTTAAAAAGTTTAAAAGAATTATTAGAAGATTAA